The proteins below come from a single Columba livia isolate bColLiv1 breed racing homer chromosome 26, bColLiv1.pat.W.v2, whole genome shotgun sequence genomic window:
- the SFPQ gene encoding splicing factor, proline- and glutamine-rich isoform X2: protein MSRDRFRSRGGGGGGFHRRGGGGGRGGPNHDFRSPPPGMGMGQNRGPMGGGPQGPGGPPGGGPKPEPPKPPASTSAPPSSSSSAASTTAGAAGSQAGPGAPPSSALPAGQPPQQQQAPVSTPSSTPSGPGGQPQPKPSPSPTPAGGPKKGQGQSPSGGPKGPGGPQQGPGGPHKGGPGHRGGPGGEPRGRGQQHQGQQSLSSQQGLVGGEKLSDEGFKANLSLLRRPGEKTYTQRCRLFVGNLPADITDEDFKRLFAKYGEPGEVFINKGKGFGFIKLESRALAEIAKAELDDTPMRGRQLRVRFATHAAALSVRNLSPYVSNELLEEAFSQFGPVERAVVIVDDRGRSTGKGIVEFASKPAARKAFERCTEGVFLLTTTPRPVIVEPLEQLDDEDGLPEKLAQKNPMYQKERETPPRFAQPGSFEFEYSQRWKSLDEMEKQQREQVAKNMKDAKDKLESEMEDAYHEHQANLLRQDLMRRQEELRRMEELHNQEMQKRKEIQLRQEEERRRREEEMMIRQREMEEQMRRQREENYSRMGYMDPRERDMRMGGATTMNMGDPYASAAQKFPPLGGGGGIGYEANPGVGQAAMSGSMMGSDMVKMKAE from the exons ATGTCGCGGGATCGGTTCCGTAGTCGTGGCGGCGGCGGAGGCGGCTTCCACCGGCGCGGCGGTGGCGGTGGCCGCGGCGGCCCCAACCACGATTTTCGCTCTCCGCCGCCCGGCATGGGCATGGGCCAGAACCGCGGCCCTATGGGAGGCGGCCCGCAGGGCCCGGGCGGCCCGCCGGGCGGAGGCCCGAAGCCCGAGCCTCCGAAGCCGCCCGCGTCGACATCTGCTCCGCCTTCCTCGTCCTCTTCAGCTGCCTCCACCACGGCGGGGGCCGCCGGCAGCCAGGCGGGCCCCGGAGCGCCTCCGTCCTCCGCACTGCCCGCGGGGCAGccgccgcagcagcagcaggcccCGGTGTCGACGCCTTCCTCGACTCCTTCCGGTCCGGGTGGGCAGCCGCAGCCCAAACCGAGCCCCAGCCCCACGCCGGCCGGCGGCCCTAAGAAAGGACAAGGACAGTCGCCCAGCGGCGGGCCCAAGGGACCGGGTGGGCCCCAGCAGGGGCCCGGAGGGCCGCACAAGGGCGGGCCGGGGCACCGCGGCGGGCCGGGCGGAGAGCCGCGGGGCCGcgggcagcagcaccagggccaGCAGAGCCTCTCCTCGCAGCAGGGCTTGGTGGGCGGCGAGAAGCTCTCGGACGAG GGATTTAAAGCGAACCTCTCTCTTCTGAGGCGGCCTGGGGAGAAGACTTATACGCAGCGTTGCCGCTTGTTTGTTGGGAATTTGCCTGCTGATATAACAGACGAGGACTTTAAAAGACTGTTCGCCAAATATGGGGAGCCAGGAGAGGTTTTTATCAACAAGGGCAAAGGCTTTGGATTCATTAAATTG GAATCTAGAGCTCTTGCAGAAATTGCAAAGGCAGAACTGGATGATACCCCCATGAGGGGTCGACAGCTCCGTGTTCGCTTTGCCACACACGCTGCTGCGCTGTCAGTGCGGAACCTTTCGCCCTATGTGTCCAACGAGTTGCTGGAAGAAGCTTTTTCCCAGTTCGGTCCGGTGGAAAGAGCTGTTGTGATTGTAGATGATCGAGGTAGATCAACGGGGAAAGGCATTGTTGAATTTGCATCAAAGCCAGCTGCAAGAAAAGCATTTGAACGGTGTACTGAAGGAGTGTTTTTGTTGACAAC CACTCCTAGGCCAGTTATTGTGGAACCATTGGAGCAACTGGATGATGAAGATGGTCTTCCAGAAAAACTTGCTCAGAAGAATCCAATGTATCAAAA ggaaagagAGACTCCTCCCCGTTTTGCTCAGCCTGGCAGTTTTGAATTTGAATATTCCCAGAGGTGGAAATCTTTagatgaaatggaaaaacagcAGCGAGAGCAAGTGGCAAAAAACATGAAAGATGCCAAAGATAAACTCGAAAGTGAGATGGAAGATGCTTATCACGAGCATCAGGCAAACCTCTTGCGTCAAG ACCTTATGAGGCGTCAGGAAGAACTGAGGCGGATGGAAGAACTCCATaatcaagaaatgcagaaacGCAAGGAAATTCAACTGAG gcaggaggaggaacgGCGCAGGCGGGAAGAGGAAATGATGATTCGTCAGCGGGAGATGGAAGAACAAATGAGAAGACAGCGGGAAGAGAATTACAGTAGAATGGGTTACATGGATCCA agggagagagacATGAGAATGGGTGGTGCCACCACAATGAACATGGGAG ATCCTTATGCTTCTGCAGCCCAGAAGTTTCCACCTCTCGGAGGTGGAGGCGGCATAGGTTATGAAGCTAATCCAGGAGTTGGCCAAGCAGCCATGAGTGGTTCTATGATGGGAAGTGACATG
- the SFPQ gene encoding splicing factor, proline- and glutamine-rich isoform X1 produces the protein MSRDRFRSRGGGGGGFHRRGGGGGRGGPNHDFRSPPPGMGMGQNRGPMGGGPQGPGGPPGGGPKPEPPKPPASTSAPPSSSSSAASTTAGAAGSQAGPGAPPSSALPAGQPPQQQQAPVSTPSSTPSGPGGQPQPKPSPSPTPAGGPKKGQGQSPSGGPKGPGGPQQGPGGPHKGGPGHRGGPGGEPRGRGQQHQGQQSLSSQQGLVGGEKLSDEGFKANLSLLRRPGEKTYTQRCRLFVGNLPADITDEDFKRLFAKYGEPGEVFINKGKGFGFIKLESRALAEIAKAELDDTPMRGRQLRVRFATHAAALSVRNLSPYVSNELLEEAFSQFGPVERAVVIVDDRGRSTGKGIVEFASKPAARKAFERCTEGVFLLTTTPRPVIVEPLEQLDDEDGLPEKLAQKNPMYQKERETPPRFAQPGSFEFEYSQRWKSLDEMEKQQREQVAKNMKDAKDKLESEMEDAYHEHQANLLRQDLMRRQEELRRMEELHNQEMQKRKEIQLRQEEERRRREEEMMIRQREMEEQMRRQREENYSRMGYMDPRERDMRMGGATTMNMGDPYASAAQKFPPLGGGGGIGYEANPGVGQAAMSGSMMGSDMRPERFGQGGAGPVGGQGPRGMGPGTPTGYGRGREEYEGPNKKPRF, from the exons ATGTCGCGGGATCGGTTCCGTAGTCGTGGCGGCGGCGGAGGCGGCTTCCACCGGCGCGGCGGTGGCGGTGGCCGCGGCGGCCCCAACCACGATTTTCGCTCTCCGCCGCCCGGCATGGGCATGGGCCAGAACCGCGGCCCTATGGGAGGCGGCCCGCAGGGCCCGGGCGGCCCGCCGGGCGGAGGCCCGAAGCCCGAGCCTCCGAAGCCGCCCGCGTCGACATCTGCTCCGCCTTCCTCGTCCTCTTCAGCTGCCTCCACCACGGCGGGGGCCGCCGGCAGCCAGGCGGGCCCCGGAGCGCCTCCGTCCTCCGCACTGCCCGCGGGGCAGccgccgcagcagcagcaggcccCGGTGTCGACGCCTTCCTCGACTCCTTCCGGTCCGGGTGGGCAGCCGCAGCCCAAACCGAGCCCCAGCCCCACGCCGGCCGGCGGCCCTAAGAAAGGACAAGGACAGTCGCCCAGCGGCGGGCCCAAGGGACCGGGTGGGCCCCAGCAGGGGCCCGGAGGGCCGCACAAGGGCGGGCCGGGGCACCGCGGCGGGCCGGGCGGAGAGCCGCGGGGCCGcgggcagcagcaccagggccaGCAGAGCCTCTCCTCGCAGCAGGGCTTGGTGGGCGGCGAGAAGCTCTCGGACGAG GGATTTAAAGCGAACCTCTCTCTTCTGAGGCGGCCTGGGGAGAAGACTTATACGCAGCGTTGCCGCTTGTTTGTTGGGAATTTGCCTGCTGATATAACAGACGAGGACTTTAAAAGACTGTTCGCCAAATATGGGGAGCCAGGAGAGGTTTTTATCAACAAGGGCAAAGGCTTTGGATTCATTAAATTG GAATCTAGAGCTCTTGCAGAAATTGCAAAGGCAGAACTGGATGATACCCCCATGAGGGGTCGACAGCTCCGTGTTCGCTTTGCCACACACGCTGCTGCGCTGTCAGTGCGGAACCTTTCGCCCTATGTGTCCAACGAGTTGCTGGAAGAAGCTTTTTCCCAGTTCGGTCCGGTGGAAAGAGCTGTTGTGATTGTAGATGATCGAGGTAGATCAACGGGGAAAGGCATTGTTGAATTTGCATCAAAGCCAGCTGCAAGAAAAGCATTTGAACGGTGTACTGAAGGAGTGTTTTTGTTGACAAC CACTCCTAGGCCAGTTATTGTGGAACCATTGGAGCAACTGGATGATGAAGATGGTCTTCCAGAAAAACTTGCTCAGAAGAATCCAATGTATCAAAA ggaaagagAGACTCCTCCCCGTTTTGCTCAGCCTGGCAGTTTTGAATTTGAATATTCCCAGAGGTGGAAATCTTTagatgaaatggaaaaacagcAGCGAGAGCAAGTGGCAAAAAACATGAAAGATGCCAAAGATAAACTCGAAAGTGAGATGGAAGATGCTTATCACGAGCATCAGGCAAACCTCTTGCGTCAAG ACCTTATGAGGCGTCAGGAAGAACTGAGGCGGATGGAAGAACTCCATaatcaagaaatgcagaaacGCAAGGAAATTCAACTGAG gcaggaggaggaacgGCGCAGGCGGGAAGAGGAAATGATGATTCGTCAGCGGGAGATGGAAGAACAAATGAGAAGACAGCGGGAAGAGAATTACAGTAGAATGGGTTACATGGATCCA agggagagagacATGAGAATGGGTGGTGCCACCACAATGAACATGGGAG ATCCTTATGCTTCTGCAGCCCAGAAGTTTCCACCTCTCGGAGGTGGAGGCGGCATAGGTTATGAAGCTAATCCAGGAGTTGGCCAAGCAGCCATGAGTGGTTCTATGATGGGAAGTGACATG